The region aaacggcacctaattaatttgatattttttttgtgtagtttaaatattttattctattttatgtcATCTTCGTCAAAGTCATAAATTTTatagcatttttttttcaaattaaatgtCAAGGAGTAGATGTTTGTCATTATAAATTTCACCAAATATATATCATCCATTGTATCCCTAACTTTCTCTGTGGCGCATTGTctatttgagtttttttttgcACTTAGCATCGGAAGCTACAGGTCAACTTGATGCACCATATTGAcgacaaacaaaaaaattgtactCCTATCGACTTTAACTTATGGGATGACCGCATACTTTAATATGATGGCGAAAATTTTGAAATCGAATTTCATCTCCACGCCTGCTTCAAAATACTCGGGAGTATCTTAGCTGATAATTGTCCTCCTTTCGTTTTTAGTCTGTTCCATAAAGATTGttccctttctatatttagaaacaattcaactttatgatatgatttacagccacacaaatatctaaagctgattttggaccacacattttaaaaatctttctttatttcttaaactttgtgccaagtcaaaagaggacaatctttttttcttgtttctttctttagtATCTTTAGTAGTTCCTGTACCCATCACGCTCTAAACCACACATAAGGTAGCGTATTAAaagataagtaaataaaaatgaccaaacacCCCGACATACAAAAACAACTTAAGAGAACGAATGCGACAATATATGTAATTCTACCCATTAAAAATATATCCTAAGATTGTATATTGGTTCAGTAAACAACCAGAgatgaggaaaagaaaaaaaaatgacaaaaaaggtACTATACAGAATTACACATCTACGTACACTTCTAGCTATGTGAGCCCTCAGAAGTCAGAAGGATCAAAAACCAAAAGCTCACTTCTTCAGAGTTCACATTACAAAAACATAATTCAAacattaaaaatttaaacaCTAGTATTTGAAGAAGCTTTAAGAAAATTCAGAacaaaagtggaatatttggccaaagagcAATGACCTTGAACTAGAGTCGAAGTAGATTTGTCTCACACTAGAGCTTCTGCGCAATAATCCGATCAAAGGTGATCCCGTTACAGGAATAGCGTTAGAGACACCTGTTCATCACGATGTTAATTTACCTCTTCGAACTTCGACTTCTTGACAATTGATCTTTAATTCCACCCACAACCCAATTCTCCTTTGCTATATCAGATGAAAATTTGAACAAATCGCTCCCATATCTCATCACcactaaatttttcttattctttttagtACTCTCCGATTCTGTCATTCTTGATTTTACATCCTTCtgttcatcatcatcatcttcttcttcttcttctccttcttcgtCGTGTTTTTGCTCCACCAAACCTTTTGCTGGAGCAGAACGACAACGCATAAGCAAAAGCGcgtttggtggtggtggtgcaCATGAAGTACCATCATCATGATCCTCAAAAACAGAGCACTCTGTTTCCTCTGTTTTTGTGTACTCTGTTTTCTGGTTTTCTTGTAAAACCATAAACCATTTCGAGAACACAGTTCTCgaaacaacttcattatcattttcttcaacctcttcttcatcttcttgatCATCATCCGAAGTAATAATATCCGTTTCAGCTGTATTAAACGAACCAAAACATCGAAAATCAAACCTTATATTCCTCAAACATGTCAGGAACTGCATCGCGTCCTTCTTGAACCCCATTGCTTCCATCCAAACaggcttctttttctttttgtgtttcTTAACATGTAGTTTCTCTATCTCTTCCATTACTGATTGCCAATTCTTGATCTTGCATGATTTCGGTTTTGTCCTTACTTTGATTTGTCCAGCACAAGTGACTTTTGGTGATGTAGGCTCTGATATCTCTGTTctctttgatttggcccaataCATTGGACTAGCTTGTCCAGCAGGACCAATACCTCTTGTGTTAGATCTtcttagatgatgatgatggtgagtTGCTGGACTTGGCATGAGTGTTAAATGAGCTCTTGAAGGAAAACAGACTAATAGATCTGTTGAAGGAGCTTCTTTACACTTTCTACCTTTCATGCtgttatattttctttcttcgaATTTCAAAGGTGTAAAGGATAGTTAGGTCAGGCTTTCACGTTTCGTATTTGAACTGAAAATCAAAATTAGGCGAGCTTTTTGCTTATTGTTGAGCTtcttcttgaatgttgtttgagcTACTTTAAATTCAGATCTTGAGAGTTGATGAATATTAAGGATGATAATGAATATGTTTGGTGTACTTGGTTTTTTGAAATTGTGTTTGGAAGAGTGaagttttaaagaaaagtaAAGGGGAGAGGCAAAAGGCAGTGGACAGCTAGCTTTTTTTTAGTAGCTActtttttgtttattgtttCTATCTTTACCATCTGTTATGCTTTCCTTTTGTTTCTCAACCGGAGCTCGATATTTATATTGAAGTCCGATTAAATTGGTTATACGGGAAAGTACCATATTAGAAATAAAGCATTCCTTGATATAGGTGGCTTCAGGGGAGGATGGTGCTTTGTAATACTGGGTTCAGAGGAACCCAGTACTCTCGATGCGGTgcataaatttatgtttaaaaaatattagaactataaatagtaaatatgaacccataactttaaaaatattataaaattcaCTACTGAAATTCTTAATGATTAAACACATAAAGTTTAAATCATGAATCCGTCTGATTTCATTGAGAGTGCTCAAATCTGAAATGATGCATTTTTACTAACCTTCATTTTGCTTTGTTTTGAAATGGGGTCACAAAGGGTGATGTTCCCTACTTTTCTTTCTTAGCCTTTACTTTTTCTCAAACCCCTTGCCAAGCAAAGAATTCAAATATTAGATAGATCAATAAACAAAAAGCAAAAggagaataataataataataataataagaataataataataataataataaagggataaagaaggaaaattttggattcACGAGCTTTAGTTTCATGATCTAATCATAACCTAAAACTTAATTGTGAGACCTTGTCTGCCAAGTTAGGCCAGGTTCATGCCATATAATGCTTGTTTCCACAAAAATGTCCTTAACCAGACTACCAAACTCATTGCTTAAAATAGGTCTATCATCTATTTCTTGGAGGTATAGGATACTAGCTATATAATGCTAGAGGATTTTGATGAATGCATAACTTTAGAAAATTGATAAACTTTTTAGGTAGAGGTGAAAAAAATTAGCCCATGAAAACATGACTTGCTCAACCCGTCTAAATTTGGGCTGGTCATTGACCCATTTATTTATTAGCTCAGCCAGTTTCAGCCTATTAAGATTGGGCTGATATGTAGTCCGAATTGACCCATGAGAAAACctatcaaatatttttaacaagttattttttatttaatatgttatatatagtcataataaaaaataataatttaggtactagaaataatttaaaaacaaataaataaattaaaatttagttaAAATCAAGCGTGTTATGTTATAACACGCTTTTTACCTCATTTTAGCCTAAATCATTTCAAgccaagtaattttt is a window of Lycium ferocissimum isolate CSIRO_LF1 chromosome 12, AGI_CSIRO_Lferr_CH_V1, whole genome shotgun sequence DNA encoding:
- the LOC132040580 gene encoding uncharacterized protein LOC132040580, giving the protein MKGRKCKEAPSTDLLVCFPSRAHLTLMPSPATHHHHHLRRSNTRGIGPAGQASPMYWAKSKRTEISEPTSPKVTCAGQIKVRTKPKSCKIKNWQSVMEEIEKLHVKKHKKKKKPVWMEAMGFKKDAMQFLTCLRNIRFDFRCFGSFNTAETDIITSDDDQEDEEEVEENDNEVVSRTVFSKWFMVLQENQKTEYTKTEETECSVFEDHDDGTSCAPPPPNALLLMRCRSAPAKGLVEQKHDEEGEEEEEDDDDEQKDVKSRMTESESTKKNKKNLVVMRYGSDLFKFSSDIAKENWVVGGIKDQLSRSRSSKR